From Blattabacterium clevelandi, the proteins below share one genomic window:
- a CDS encoding DUF1599 domain-containing protein, whose amino-acid sequence MRNNKTSMQYDVISNECRTHFLKKKFLIPKKLCNYILMKIYQNNWIEIVNYSVLAGIRIQKKKIDSMLSATITIDVYDQYIKKAKSLMEKKNSDYEEAWKYMSISSIKDLIMQKIFRIQGMEKRFYEVENYAYKVQDNYIDILNYAIFALIKMKNP is encoded by the coding sequence ATGAGAAACAATAAAACTTCCATGCAATATGATGTCATATCTAATGAATGTAGAACTCATTTTTTGAAAAAAAAGTTTTTGATTCCTAAAAAGTTATGTAATTATATTTTGATGAAAATATATCAGAATAATTGGATTGAAATTGTTAATTATTCTGTTTTAGCAGGAATAAGGATTCAAAAAAAAAAAATAGACTCTATGCTTTCTGCTACAATTACAATAGATGTATATGATCAATATATCAAAAAGGCTAAATCTCTTATGGAAAAAAAAAATTCGGATTATGAAGAAGCTTGGAAATATATGAGCATTTCTTCTATAAAAGATTTAATTATGCAAAAAATTTTTAGGATTCAAGGAATGGAAAAACGTTTCTATGAAGTAGAAAATTATGCTTATAAAGTTCAAGATAATTATATAGATATATTGAATTATGCTATTTTTGCTTTGATAAAAATGAAAAATCCATAA